One window of Corynebacterium accolens genomic DNA carries:
- the cmrA gene encoding mycolate reductase (Catalyzes the final step in mycolic acid biosynthesis.): MSLPAPSRTSYALVTGASQGIGKAMAHDFAAMGYNVILVARRGEILKDIAAELERRHHIEASALPADLATDEGVEVVIDAISSKEVSILVNSAGIASFGPFMDQDWGYETSQFALNGTAVHRLTRAALEHMLPRRAGAICNVGSTAGNIPIPNNATYVFTKAGVNAFTEALHYELKGSGISCTLLAPGPVREATIAEEDQTIVDKVVPDALWTTYESCSKETIAAMQKGQRRVVPGPLSKAMNVVSKVLPTPVIAPLIGRFYSQMG, from the coding sequence ATGTCACTTCCGGCACCATCTCGTACCTCCTATGCCCTGGTTACGGGCGCTAGTCAGGGCATCGGCAAGGCGATGGCCCACGATTTCGCGGCGATGGGCTATAACGTCATCCTCGTTGCCCGGCGCGGCGAAATCCTGAAAGACATAGCCGCAGAACTTGAGCGCCGCCACCACATTGAGGCCAGTGCCCTGCCCGCGGATTTGGCCACCGATGAAGGGGTCGAGGTAGTCATTGACGCCATCTCCTCCAAGGAAGTCTCCATCCTGGTCAATTCCGCCGGCATCGCCAGCTTCGGGCCCTTCATGGACCAGGACTGGGGCTACGAGACCTCCCAATTCGCCTTAAATGGCACCGCCGTGCACCGCCTGACCCGCGCCGCGCTGGAGCACATGCTCCCGCGGCGTGCGGGCGCCATCTGCAATGTGGGCTCAACGGCCGGCAATATCCCCATCCCCAATAATGCGACCTACGTCTTTACCAAGGCCGGGGTGAATGCGTTTACGGAGGCGCTGCACTATGAGCTCAAGGGCTCTGGCATCAGCTGTACCCTGCTAGCTCCTGGTCCGGTGCGCGAAGCGACCATCGCCGAAGAGGACCAGACCATCGTGGATAAGGTCGTGCCCGATGCGCTGTGGACCACCTACGAGTCCTGCTCCAAAGAGACCATCGCGGCCATGCAAAAAGGCCAGCGACGCGTGGTCCCTGGCCCCTTGTCAAAGGCGATGAACGTGGTCAGCAAGGTGCTGCCGACCCCAGTCATCGCGCCGCTCATTGGGCGGTTTTATTCCCAGATGGGCTAG
- a CDS encoding alanine/glycine:cation symporter family protein: MANFLDALNSIIWSPALVFLCLGAGVYFTVVTRGLQVRCLPDMLRQISKGEKSDDGVSSFQSLMVSLSGRVGVGNIAGVSTAIAFGGPGAVFWMWAVALLGSSTSFIECTLAQIYKEKDQDTGEYRGGPAYYIEKAYKHTKAAPFMMVYGILFAIAMILATSYFLPGIQANAVAAAADTAWGINSTWAAVVLAGILAIIIIGGVKRIANFATLVVPFMAVIYIGISIVVMLINYSQIPEVFGLIFKSAFNLEAGFSGMLGVAIMWGVKRGIYSNEAGQGTGPQSAAAAEVSHPAKQGFVQSFAVYIDTLFVCSATAFMIISTDMYTVFRGESEDGEVVYQGSLPDDVAVGPGFVQSGLDSVFAGWGPTFIAVSIAFFAFTTVLAYYYMSEVNLTYFNRWVKSRPIRRGLVWALRILIIVSVIVGATTTPGSAWALGDIGVGTTAWLNIIAILFLQVPALKVLKDYEKQKKAGKDPEFDPEAVGIKNADFWVDRKNARAAAQAASKQAAGENAES, from the coding sequence ATGGCAAATTTTCTCGATGCCCTCAATTCCATAATTTGGTCGCCCGCCCTCGTGTTTTTGTGCTTGGGTGCGGGTGTTTATTTCACCGTGGTAACGCGGGGCCTGCAGGTCCGCTGCCTTCCGGATATGCTGCGGCAAATTTCTAAGGGCGAAAAATCCGATGACGGTGTTTCTTCCTTCCAATCGCTGATGGTCTCGCTATCTGGCCGTGTGGGCGTGGGTAATATCGCCGGCGTGTCCACGGCCATTGCTTTCGGTGGCCCGGGTGCGGTGTTCTGGATGTGGGCGGTGGCGCTTTTGGGCTCGTCCACCTCTTTCATTGAGTGCACCCTGGCGCAGATTTATAAAGAAAAGGACCAGGACACCGGCGAGTACCGCGGTGGCCCGGCTTACTACATCGAAAAAGCGTATAAGCACACCAAGGCCGCGCCGTTCATGATGGTCTATGGCATCCTCTTTGCCATCGCCATGATTTTGGCCACCAGCTACTTCCTGCCGGGCATTCAGGCCAATGCTGTGGCCGCAGCGGCCGATACCGCGTGGGGTATTAACTCCACCTGGGCCGCGGTGGTCCTGGCCGGCATTTTGGCCATCATCATTATCGGTGGTGTCAAGCGCATCGCTAACTTCGCCACCCTGGTCGTGCCGTTTATGGCCGTGATCTACATCGGCATCTCCATCGTCGTGATGCTCATCAACTACTCGCAGATCCCAGAGGTCTTTGGCCTTATCTTTAAGTCTGCCTTCAACCTCGAGGCCGGGTTCTCCGGCATGCTGGGTGTGGCCATCATGTGGGGCGTCAAGCGCGGTATTTACTCCAACGAGGCTGGCCAGGGTACCGGCCCGCAGTCCGCTGCCGCCGCGGAGGTCTCCCACCCGGCTAAGCAGGGTTTCGTGCAGTCCTTCGCCGTGTACATCGACACCCTCTTCGTGTGCTCCGCAACGGCGTTCATGATCATCTCCACGGATATGTACACCGTCTTCCGCGGCGAATCCGAGGACGGCGAGGTTGTCTACCAGGGCTCGCTTCCCGATGACGTCGCGGTCGGCCCCGGCTTCGTCCAATCCGGCCTCGATAGCGTCTTTGCCGGCTGGGGCCCGACGTTTATCGCCGTGTCCATTGCCTTCTTCGCCTTTACCACCGTGCTGGCGTACTACTACATGTCCGAGGTCAACCTGACCTACTTCAACCGTTGGGTCAAGTCTCGCCCGATTCGCCGCGGCCTGGTGTGGGCGCTGCGCATCCTGATTATCGTCTCGGTCATCGTGGGTGCTACCACGACTCCGGGCTCGGCCTGGGCGCTGGGCGATATCGGCGTGGGCACCACCGCATGGCTAAATATCATCGCCATCCTCTTCCTGCAGGTGCCGGCGCTGAAGGTCCTGAAGGACTACGAGAAGCAAAAGAAGGCGGGCAAGGATCCGGAATTCGACCCAGAAGCGGTGGGCATCAAGAACGCCGATTTCTGGGTGGACCGCAAAAACGCCCGCGCGGCGGCACAAGCCGCCAGCAAGCAAGCCGCCGGCGAGAATGCGGAAAGCTAG
- the orn gene encoding oligoribonuclease: MERMSSPEIAAKYDRLVWIDLEMTGLDPERHVIVEVAAVITDGNLNILGKGIDLVVHATEEELSQMDSFVTEMHANSGLDKEIRQSATTIREAEDAVLALINEHCEHPAPLAGNSIATDRTFIRAYMPRLDEALHYRMIDVSTIKELARRWHPRAYYNQPDKGMAHRALQDIIESIRELDFYRRSVFRTDEGPTSTEAETLKAETTADYQAFL, translated from the coding sequence ATGGAACGCATGTCTTCTCCCGAAATCGCCGCAAAATATGATCGCCTCGTGTGGATCGACCTGGAAATGACCGGCCTCGACCCAGAGCGCCACGTCATCGTCGAGGTAGCCGCCGTCATCACGGATGGCAACCTCAACATCCTTGGCAAGGGCATCGATCTCGTCGTCCACGCCACCGAAGAGGAACTATCCCAGATGGATTCCTTCGTCACCGAGATGCACGCGAACTCCGGCCTCGATAAGGAAATCCGCCAGTCCGCCACCACCATCCGCGAGGCCGAGGACGCGGTGCTGGCGCTCATCAACGAGCACTGCGAGCACCCCGCTCCCCTGGCCGGCAATTCCATCGCCACCGACCGCACCTTCATCCGCGCCTACATGCCGCGGCTGGATGAGGCGCTGCACTACCGCATGATCGACGTCTCCACCATCAAGGAGCTCGCCCGGCGCTGGCACCCGCGGGCCTACTACAACCAGCCTGATAAGGGCATGGCCCACCGCGCACTGCAAGACATCATCGAGTCCATCCGCGAGCTGGATTTCTATCGCCGCAGCGTCTTTCGCACCGATGAGGGCCCAACTTCTACCGAAGCCGAGACCCTCAAGGCCGAAACCACCGCCGATTACCAGGCGTTTTTGTAA
- a CDS encoding MsnO8 family LLM class oxidoreductase, translated as MATVVAMRFSILDRGAAGRLDGVAEHAQHVERLGFHRFFLAEHHGVPGIPAGQPGMLAAHVAARTQRIRVGTAGIMVLNHPPFLVAEQINLLEALYPGRIDIGLGSSVGFTAPVRKALRQGDPLELKPQFENEVETLLRYLRGEEAVTVRPEYAGTPLYILAGFRSVTVAARLGLGVILGGPVEMQEKAARLYREHALADAPPIISSLNIAVADTADQARDLLLPESYAKVMAQSTGEFAPLRPARELDLEGLTSQQQRRIDESLSHDVWGTVGEVGEELRGIGKRLGVDEFLITGDMPDLAGRARSEEMVVEI; from the coding sequence ATGGCTACAGTGGTGGCCATGCGCTTTTCTATTTTGGACCGCGGGGCGGCGGGCAGACTCGATGGGGTAGCCGAGCATGCGCAGCATGTGGAGCGGCTGGGGTTTCATAGGTTTTTCCTCGCTGAGCACCACGGCGTGCCGGGCATCCCAGCGGGCCAGCCGGGCATGTTGGCCGCGCACGTAGCGGCGCGCACGCAGCGCATTCGCGTGGGCACCGCAGGCATCATGGTGCTCAACCACCCGCCGTTTCTTGTCGCGGAACAAATCAACCTTCTGGAGGCGCTGTACCCGGGCAGGATCGATATTGGGTTGGGCTCCTCGGTGGGCTTTACGGCGCCGGTGCGCAAGGCCCTGCGCCAGGGCGATCCGCTGGAGCTCAAGCCGCAGTTCGAGAACGAGGTCGAGACCCTGCTGCGCTACCTGCGCGGCGAGGAGGCGGTCACGGTGCGGCCCGAGTACGCGGGCACGCCCCTCTATATCCTCGCCGGCTTCCGGTCGGTTACGGTGGCCGCGCGGCTGGGATTGGGCGTCATCCTGGGCGGGCCCGTAGAGATGCAGGAAAAGGCGGCGCGGCTCTACCGCGAGCACGCGCTTGCCGATGCCCCACCTATCATCTCCTCCCTCAATATCGCCGTCGCCGATACCGCGGACCAAGCGCGCGACCTTTTGCTGCCTGAGTCCTATGCAAAGGTCATGGCCCAGTCCACCGGGGAATTCGCGCCGCTTCGCCCGGCCCGCGAATTGGACCTGGAGGGGCTAACGAGCCAGCAACAGCGCCGTATCGACGAGTCCCTGAGCCACGACGTCTGGGGGACGGTGGGGGAAGTGGGGGAGGAACTAAGGGGCATCGGCAAGCGGCTGGGCGTCGATGAGTTCCTGATTACCGGAGACATGCCGGATCTCGCGGGGAGGGCCCGCTCGGAGGAAATGGTGGTGGAGATATAA
- a CDS encoding L,D-transpeptidase gives MINSLSNSRRIAAASIACISLVVASCSVDSAAENRPEEQETTSSSAEKSEQKEKSKLSASVKDGAEDVDPSKPVTVESTTELKSVTMTNELGVEVEEKLSEDGKKWTTAEDLGYNHTYSIVASDKDGNKKNLSFSTSQAVGVAQVAMTPIPGSEVGVGQVIGVNFGTYITDRKAAEDTITVKTNPEVEGAFYWVNNQEVRWRPKEYWEPGTKVEVKVDQYGKDLGGGIYGGENTGTDFTIGDRTVALVDNATKTMKVYKNKELLRTIPVSLGRDYQYDTPNGRYVIGDQHQSLLMDSETFGLPHDAGGYSTEVDWATQMSYSGIYVHSAPWSVWAQGNSNTSHGCINVTPEAAQWFQNTVKRGDIVRVFNTYGETLNPMDGLGDWNMSWEEWSKGNADANQ, from the coding sequence GTGATTAACTCCCTCTCTAATTCCCGCCGCATTGCTGCTGCGAGCATTGCGTGCATTTCCCTGGTAGTAGCCTCGTGCTCCGTTGATTCCGCCGCCGAAAACCGCCCGGAGGAGCAGGAAACTACCTCGAGCTCAGCAGAGAAATCTGAGCAGAAAGAAAAGTCGAAGCTTTCGGCTTCCGTGAAGGATGGGGCAGAAGACGTCGATCCTTCCAAGCCCGTCACCGTGGAATCCACCACCGAGCTCAAGAGCGTGACTATGACCAATGAGCTGGGCGTGGAAGTAGAAGAAAAGCTCTCTGAGGACGGTAAGAAGTGGACTACGGCCGAGGATCTTGGCTATAACCACACCTATTCCATCGTCGCCTCCGATAAGGACGGCAATAAGAAGAACCTGAGCTTTTCTACGTCTCAGGCGGTGGGCGTCGCCCAGGTGGCGATGACGCCTATCCCGGGCTCCGAGGTGGGCGTGGGCCAGGTCATCGGCGTCAATTTCGGTACCTATATCACCGACCGCAAGGCGGCAGAGGACACGATTACGGTCAAGACCAACCCAGAGGTGGAAGGCGCGTTCTACTGGGTGAATAACCAAGAGGTGCGCTGGCGCCCCAAGGAGTATTGGGAGCCTGGCACCAAGGTCGAGGTCAAGGTCGATCAGTACGGCAAGGATCTCGGCGGCGGAATCTACGGCGGGGAAAATACGGGGACGGATTTCACCATTGGGGATCGCACCGTCGCGCTGGTGGATAACGCCACCAAGACCATGAAGGTCTACAAGAATAAGGAGCTCCTGCGCACCATTCCGGTATCGCTGGGCCGCGATTACCAATACGACACCCCGAACGGGCGCTATGTCATTGGCGATCAACACCAGTCGCTCTTGATGGATTCTGAGACCTTCGGGTTGCCGCACGATGCGGGCGGGTACAGCACCGAGGTGGACTGGGCTACCCAGATGTCTTATTCCGGCATCTACGTGCACTCTGCGCCGTGGTCCGTGTGGGCGCAGGGTAACTCCAATACCTCCCACGGCTGCATCAACGTCACGCCAGAGGCTGCGCAGTGGTTCCAGAACACCGTCAAGCGCGGCGATATCGTCCGAGTATTCAATACTTACGGCGAGACGCTCAATCCCATGGACGGCTTGGGCGACTGGAATATGTCCTGGGAGGAATGGTCCAAGGGCAACGCGGACGCTAATCAATAA
- a CDS encoding ABC transporter ATP-binding protein translates to MDVELTLRGISAAYGKRTVLEAVDVDTLEGGQLVGLLGPNASGKTTLIKSLAGVHRGYKGEVDFLVDGESPRGKRRRQLIGYVPQDLPSTAALRAFETVLIAARREACEDPITRSAEVLHAMGLDAIASRYLNELSGGQRQLVAVAQMLVGNPGLMLLDEPTSALDLHRQFFVLEEVREKARREGSLGLVAIHDINLAARMCDQLVVLKSGHIRAQGAPGDVLTCELVENVYGVEADIVEHRGVPVVAPQRVNKQ, encoded by the coding sequence GTGGACGTAGAACTTACCCTGCGCGGTATAAGCGCGGCCTACGGCAAGCGCACCGTGCTCGAAGCGGTCGACGTGGATACGCTGGAAGGCGGCCAGTTGGTTGGCCTCTTAGGTCCCAACGCGTCCGGCAAGACCACGCTGATCAAGTCCCTTGCCGGCGTGCACCGCGGGTACAAGGGCGAGGTGGATTTTCTGGTGGATGGCGAAAGCCCGCGGGGCAAGCGCCGCCGCCAACTCATCGGCTACGTCCCGCAGGACCTGCCCAGCACCGCGGCGCTGCGGGCGTTTGAGACGGTGCTTATCGCGGCGCGTCGGGAAGCATGCGAGGATCCCATCACCCGCAGCGCCGAGGTGCTGCACGCGATGGGGCTGGATGCCATTGCCTCGCGCTACCTCAACGAGCTATCTGGCGGCCAGCGCCAGCTCGTGGCCGTGGCGCAGATGCTGGTGGGCAACCCGGGCCTGATGCTCTTGGACGAGCCGACGTCCGCGCTCGACCTGCATCGCCAGTTCTTCGTCCTCGAGGAGGTGCGCGAGAAGGCTAGGCGGGAAGGCAGCCTAGGGCTGGTGGCCATTCACGACATCAACCTGGCCGCGCGCATGTGTGACCAGCTGGTGGTGCTTAAATCGGGCCATATCCGCGCCCAGGGCGCGCCTGGAGACGTGCTCACGTGCGAGCTGGTGGAAAACGTCTATGGGGTAGAGGCAGACATCGTGGAGCACCGCGGTGTTCCCGTCGTCGCGCCCCAGCGCGTGAATAAGCAGTAA
- a CDS encoding FecCD family ABC transporter permease, giving the protein MVSGEVAALTQQHKKLTWQRISIVAGLCLIAAVAFVVSNFVGAIDISPGEVIRGIVNPSSLDDQTHTVLWKLRLPMAVMALLIGVSLSLAGAEMQTILNNPLAEPFTLGISAAAAFGGASSIVLKWQLLTQPQFNLALVAWLSAAVATAIIVVAAIIRGAKAETMVLLGIGLVFFFQAMLALIQYQSSAEALQQIVFWSMGSLTRANWVANGVLAGVLLVALPILWALSWRLTALRLGDARAAAMGINTARLRVVVLIVVSLVAATTVAFAGIIGFIGLVGPHIARMLVGEDQRYFVPASMAAGAAVMCAAHAASLMIKPGLAIPIGIVTSLLGVPFFIAIVMTRRRALWT; this is encoded by the coding sequence ATGGTAAGCGGGGAGGTAGCTGCCCTTACGCAGCAACACAAAAAGCTCACCTGGCAGCGCATTAGCATCGTCGCGGGCCTGTGCCTCATCGCGGCGGTGGCGTTTGTGGTCAGCAACTTCGTCGGCGCCATCGACATCAGCCCCGGCGAGGTCATCAGGGGCATTGTGAATCCCTCGAGCCTGGATGACCAGACGCATACGGTGCTGTGGAAGCTGCGCTTGCCGATGGCCGTCATGGCCCTGCTCATCGGCGTCAGCCTCTCGCTGGCCGGCGCGGAGATGCAGACCATCTTGAATAACCCGCTGGCGGAGCCATTTACCCTCGGCATTTCCGCCGCGGCGGCCTTCGGTGGCGCTAGCTCCATCGTGCTGAAGTGGCAGCTGTTAACCCAGCCGCAATTCAACTTGGCGTTGGTGGCGTGGCTGTCGGCGGCGGTGGCGACGGCGATCATCGTCGTGGCGGCCATCATCCGCGGCGCGAAGGCAGAAACCATGGTGCTGCTGGGCATTGGTTTGGTCTTTTTCTTCCAGGCCATGCTCGCGCTCATCCAATACCAGTCTTCGGCCGAGGCGCTGCAGCAGATCGTCTTTTGGTCCATGGGTTCGCTCACGCGCGCCAACTGGGTTGCCAACGGCGTGCTTGCGGGCGTGCTGCTGGTTGCCCTGCCCATTTTGTGGGCGCTGTCGTGGCGGCTTACGGCCTTGCGGCTTGGCGATGCCCGCGCTGCCGCCATGGGCATTAATACCGCCCGGCTGCGCGTGGTGGTGCTCATCGTGGTCTCCCTCGTGGCGGCAACGACGGTGGCCTTCGCCGGCATCATCGGCTTTATCGGTCTGGTAGGTCCGCACATCGCCCGCATGCTGGTGGGCGAGGACCAGCGCTATTTCGTGCCCGCCTCCATGGCCGCAGGTGCGGCCGTGATGTGCGCGGCTCACGCGGCGAGCCTGATGATTAAGCCTGGTCTGGCCATCCCGATCGGCATTGTGACCTCGCTTTTGGGCGTGCCGTTCTTTATCGCCATCGTGATGACTCGAAGGAGGGCGCTGTGGACGTAG
- a CDS encoding ABC transporter substrate-binding protein, whose protein sequence is MAYRFPKVIAVVAASAAALAGCSAAEETTNNSSGSDDAALSFTDLAGRDVELDKAPERVLLGEGRSIFATGILNTEDPLDKVVGIGSDLKKNVPDYYNVLEEKLPKVTELPEVGAISKGDVTVENLVSLDPDLIVLSKDQYDASQEAGLTEKMDQAGLKYAVTDFRAKPLENTTKSMEIFGEIFGKEERAEEFNKEWQKTVDLVKERADKVKDKPKTFVWRAAGVMDCCGSWNNSNIAQLVNEAGGENVADGIIPGEVGAVTPEKVLEADPDMVIATGGDWSEKKDDEGNPVGYAAVGYGIGEDEAEASIAKLPSNQPGFENLRAVKEHKLHGMWHQFYNSPFNYLALLQIAKWINPEAYEDMDVDKEWMQAQEKYSPVAGEGTFFSTN, encoded by the coding sequence ATGGCATATAGATTCCCCAAGGTAATCGCCGTAGTGGCGGCCTCCGCCGCTGCATTGGCAGGCTGCAGCGCCGCCGAAGAAACTACCAACAACAGCAGCGGCAGCGACGATGCTGCCCTGTCCTTCACCGACCTCGCGGGCCGCGATGTAGAACTCGACAAGGCCCCCGAGCGCGTCTTGTTGGGCGAGGGCCGCTCCATTTTCGCCACCGGCATTCTCAACACTGAAGACCCGCTGGATAAAGTCGTGGGCATCGGATCCGATCTGAAGAAAAACGTGCCGGACTACTACAACGTCTTGGAAGAAAAGCTGCCCAAGGTCACTGAACTGCCGGAAGTTGGTGCTATCTCCAAGGGCGATGTCACCGTGGAAAACCTGGTGAGCCTGGACCCAGACCTCATCGTATTGTCCAAGGACCAGTATGACGCTTCGCAAGAGGCGGGCTTGACCGAAAAGATGGACCAGGCGGGCCTTAAGTACGCCGTGACCGATTTCCGCGCCAAGCCGCTGGAAAACACCACCAAGTCCATGGAAATCTTCGGTGAGATCTTCGGCAAAGAAGAGCGCGCCGAGGAATTCAACAAAGAGTGGCAAAAGACCGTGGACCTGGTCAAGGAGCGCGCGGACAAGGTAAAGGATAAGCCCAAGACCTTCGTCTGGCGCGCGGCCGGAGTCATGGACTGCTGTGGCTCCTGGAATAACTCCAATATCGCGCAGCTGGTCAACGAGGCCGGCGGTGAAAACGTGGCCGATGGCATCATCCCAGGCGAGGTCGGTGCCGTGACCCCAGAAAAGGTCCTCGAGGCGGACCCGGACATGGTGATTGCGACCGGCGGCGACTGGTCCGAGAAGAAGGACGATGAGGGCAACCCCGTCGGCTACGCCGCGGTGGGCTATGGCATCGGCGAAGATGAGGCAGAGGCAAGCATCGCTAAGCTGCCGAGCAACCAGCCAGGCTTTGAGAACCTGCGTGCGGTCAAGGAGCACAAGCTGCATGGCATGTGGCACCAGTTCTACAACTCGCCGTTCAACTACCTAGCGCTGCTGCAGATTGCGAAGTGGATCAACCCGGAGGCGTATGAGGATATGGACGTCGACAAGGAGTGGATGCAAGCGCAAGAAAAGTACTCGCCGGTTGCTGGCGAGGGAACCTTCTTTAGCACGAATTAA
- a CDS encoding glutaminase, with translation MKTPIPFYLQEILTQVRGNRSGAVADYIPELAKAEPDYLGVAICTTTGHVYSAGDAEVEFTLQSVSKPFAYALALQELGLDAVREIVGMEPSGEAFNELSLNRYDHRPVNPMINAGAIAVTQLINGVDSDPAERVEQLRSYFSRLAGRELKIDEKVRDSELQVSDRNLSLAHMLRNYDIIQDEAHDAVSTYVEQCSIKVTVRDLAVMSATLANGGTQPVTGEKILDADVCRLTLSVMSSAGMYDGAGRWMAEVGIPAKSGVSGGLLGTLPGQLGVATFSPRLNKEGNSVRGVDALTLLSKDMGLHLMSTDERYGVHPVRRMETEDDLTVIFLQGLINFNAAETILHQLTECEFGEGTVVLELSHITGSNRMGRRMLKEGLRRIREAGFDIAIVDPDGELEDRTMADGTEVPKGEPEDYAIAEEAV, from the coding sequence ATGAAAACTCCAATTCCTTTTTATTTGCAGGAAATTTTGACCCAGGTGCGAGGAAACCGCAGCGGCGCGGTGGCGGACTATATTCCCGAGCTCGCGAAGGCGGAACCGGACTACCTCGGCGTGGCCATCTGCACCACGACGGGGCACGTATATTCCGCTGGCGATGCAGAGGTGGAATTTACCTTGCAGTCCGTGTCGAAGCCCTTTGCGTATGCTCTAGCGCTGCAGGAGCTCGGCTTGGATGCGGTGCGTGAGATCGTTGGTATGGAGCCATCTGGCGAGGCCTTCAACGAACTTTCGCTGAACCGCTATGACCACCGGCCGGTGAACCCGATGATCAATGCGGGCGCGATTGCGGTAACGCAGCTGATTAACGGCGTGGATTCGGATCCGGCCGAGCGCGTGGAGCAGCTGCGCAGCTACTTTTCGCGGCTGGCGGGCCGCGAGTTGAAGATTGATGAAAAGGTGCGCGATTCCGAGCTGCAGGTCTCCGATAGGAACCTGTCTTTGGCGCATATGCTGCGCAATTACGACATCATCCAGGACGAGGCCCACGATGCGGTCTCGACCTACGTGGAGCAGTGTTCGATTAAGGTCACGGTGCGCGACCTCGCCGTGATGTCTGCCACCCTGGCCAATGGTGGCACGCAGCCGGTGACGGGGGAGAAGATCCTTGATGCCGATGTCTGCCGCCTGACGCTTTCTGTCATGAGCTCTGCGGGCATGTACGACGGCGCTGGGCGCTGGATGGCCGAGGTCGGAATCCCAGCGAAGTCCGGCGTTTCGGGCGGCCTGCTGGGTACCCTGCCCGGCCAATTGGGGGTGGCGACCTTCTCGCCGCGGCTCAATAAGGAGGGCAACTCCGTCCGCGGCGTGGATGCCTTGACCTTGCTCTCGAAGGATATGGGACTGCACTTGATGTCCACCGATGAGCGCTACGGCGTGCACCCGGTGCGCAGGATGGAAACCGAGGACGACCTCACGGTGATCTTCCTGCAGGGGCTTATCAATTTCAACGCAGCGGAGACCATCTTGCATCAGCTCACCGAATGCGAATTCGGCGAGGGCACGGTGGTACTGGAACTATCCCATATCACCGGATCCAACCGGATGGGCCGGCGCATGCTGAAGGAAGGCCTCCGGCGTATCCGCGAGGCCGGCTTCGATATCGCCATCGTGGATCCGGACGGCGAATTGGAAGATCGCACCATGGCGGACGGCACCGAGGTGCCCAAGGGAGAGCCGGAAGATTACGCAATTGCCGAGGAAGCAGTTTAG
- a CDS encoding DUF3618 domain-containing protein, whose product MARNIEDIQRDIERTRRQLASTLDEIADRSKPQNLVDDAKNAATEKLQDRNVQLVLGGVGAAVAGLIAYSVFRSRRRKSDLKELQRLLSERH is encoded by the coding sequence GTGGCACGCAATATTGAAGATATTCAACGCGATATCGAACGCACCCGGCGTCAGCTGGCTAGCACCCTGGATGAAATTGCGGATCGCAGCAAGCCGCAAAACCTCGTCGATGACGCCAAGAACGCCGCCACCGAAAAGTTGCAGGACCGCAACGTGCAGTTGGTGCTCGGTGGCGTCGGCGCGGCCGTTGCTGGGCTGATTGCCTATTCCGTGTTCCGCTCGCGCCGCCGCAAGAGCGACCTGAAGGAATTGCAGCGCTTGCTGTCTGAGCGCCACTAA
- the bcp gene encoding thioredoxin-dependent thiol peroxidase yields the protein MTETRLNVGDTAPAFALADATGNTVSLSDYAGQRVLVYFYPRANTPGCTKEACDFRDSLAELNDLNIAVVGISPDKPEALAKFRDDHDLNFPLLSDPDKSVMTAYGAFGEKKNYGKVVQGVIRSTFLVEPDGTIGQTHYNVKATGHVARVMKGLE from the coding sequence ATGACTGAAACTCGTTTGAACGTAGGAGATACTGCCCCCGCTTTTGCGCTTGCCGATGCCACCGGCAACACCGTGTCCCTTTCCGATTACGCAGGCCAGCGCGTACTGGTGTACTTCTACCCGCGCGCTAATACCCCAGGCTGCACCAAGGAGGCCTGCGATTTTCGCGATTCCTTAGCGGAACTCAATGACCTCAATATCGCGGTGGTAGGCATCTCCCCCGATAAGCCCGAGGCGCTGGCGAAGTTCCGCGATGATCACGATCTCAACTTCCCGCTGCTTTCTGATCCAGATAAGTCCGTCATGACCGCGTATGGCGCCTTCGGGGAGAAGAAGAACTACGGCAAGGTGGTCCAAGGCGTTATCCGTTCCACCTTCCTCGTGGAGCCGGATGGCACCATCGGCCAGACCCACTACAACGTGAAGGCCACTGGGCACGTCGCGCGCGTGATGAAGGGCCTCGAGTAA